Proteins encoded in a region of the Streptomyces sp. PCS3-D2 genome:
- a CDS encoding ABC transporter ATP-binding protein: MTDLQITGLAKAYGPNATVLDGLDLTVPAGALVAVLGPSGCGKTTLLRIIAGFLRADAGTVTIGDRTLSGPGTHLPPERRRIGIVPQEGALFPHLSVARNVAFGLAGLDRGARRLRVEEMLELVGLAGFGDRMPHELSGGQQQRIALARALAPQPQLVLLDEPFNALDSALRSGVRADVRAALQATGATAVLVTHDQQEALSAADLVAVVRKGRVAQCDTPHEIYRRPADPWVAAFVGDAVLVAGTVDRGAATTALGRVRLADPPGGVREGTVLLRPEQIQLTDITSAEARGTVTDVRYYGHDAMVTVTLDGVEAPIDVRVPGPAPASPGERTGIRVTGEATLHPTPA, encoded by the coding sequence ATGACCGATCTCCAGATCACGGGGCTGGCCAAGGCGTACGGACCGAACGCCACCGTTCTCGACGGACTCGATCTCACCGTCCCCGCCGGAGCCCTCGTCGCCGTACTCGGGCCCTCCGGCTGCGGCAAGACCACCCTGCTGCGCATCATCGCCGGCTTCCTGCGCGCCGACGCGGGCACCGTCACCATCGGCGACCGCACTCTCAGCGGCCCGGGAACGCACCTTCCGCCCGAACGCCGCCGCATCGGGATCGTCCCGCAGGAAGGCGCCCTGTTCCCGCACCTCAGCGTGGCGCGCAACGTCGCCTTCGGCCTGGCCGGCCTGGACCGGGGTGCGCGGCGCCTGCGCGTCGAGGAGATGCTGGAGCTGGTCGGACTCGCCGGCTTCGGCGACCGCATGCCGCACGAGCTCTCCGGCGGCCAGCAACAGCGCATCGCCCTCGCCCGCGCCCTGGCCCCGCAGCCTCAACTGGTACTGCTCGACGAGCCGTTCAACGCCCTCGACAGCGCCCTGCGGTCCGGCGTACGCGCCGATGTGCGGGCTGCCCTGCAAGCGACCGGAGCCACCGCGGTACTGGTCACGCACGATCAGCAGGAGGCCCTGTCCGCGGCCGACCTCGTCGCCGTCGTACGGAAGGGGAGGGTGGCCCAGTGCGACACGCCGCACGAGATCTACCGCCGACCCGCGGACCCTTGGGTGGCGGCCTTCGTCGGTGACGCGGTACTCGTCGCGGGCACCGTGGACAGGGGCGCGGCGACCACCGCGCTCGGCCGCGTCCGGCTGGCCGACCCGCCCGGAGGCGTACGTGAGGGCACGGTGCTGCTCCGGCCCGAACAGATCCAGCTGACCGACATCACGTCGGCGGAGGCCCGCGGCACGGTGACGGACGTCCGGTACTACGGCCACGACGCGATGGTCACCGTCACCCTGGACGGGGTGGAGGCACCCATCGACGTCCGCGTTCCGGGTCCCGCACCCGCGTCCCCCGGTGAGCGCACCGGCATCAGGGTCACGGGAGAGGCGACCCTCCACCCCACCCCCGCGTGA
- a CDS encoding iron ABC transporter permease: MHSTDPVSRTDPAARPTGVTPPAGRPRAGSRPPAALLVPAAVAAVFALLPLGYLAVRSLERGPAFAWDVIANERTAQLLGRSLGLAAVVVTAALLLGVSLAWLTVRTALPGARAWSVLVTLPLAVPSYVAAFAWLSVFPDVAGFAGAALALTLVSFPYVYLPVTAALRGTDPAQEEVSRSLGHGPLRTFLRVTLPQLRPAAAGGSVLVALYVFSDFGAVSLMRYDTFTRGIYTSYRASFDRTPAAALSVVLVVMTILLVAAEARTRGRAGHARTGTGTARLAVPAPLGRWRGPALLWCTAVTAIAVLTPLATLGYWLAVGDSATWDPAGLLDTAGTTLGVAAAGAALTTLLALPVGVIAARYRGRPASLLEQSAYAGHALPGITVALSLVFFAVRYAEPLYQELPLLVCAYAVLFLPVAVAGTRAAVLQSPPVLEDVARSLGRSPLKVLREVTVPLAAPGVLAGAALTFVVCMKELPATLLLRPTGMDTLATRLWTETGTGSFAAAAPYAAALILLAAVPSYLLGRQRT; encoded by the coding sequence ATGCACTCGACGGATCCCGTCTCGCGGACGGATCCGGCCGCCCGCCCGACCGGCGTCACCCCGCCGGCCGGGCGGCCGCGTGCCGGGAGCCGCCCGCCCGCCGCCCTGCTCGTTCCCGCCGCCGTCGCCGCCGTGTTCGCGCTGCTGCCCCTCGGCTATCTCGCCGTCCGCTCCCTGGAGCGCGGTCCCGCCTTCGCCTGGGACGTCATCGCCAACGAGCGCACCGCTCAACTCCTCGGCCGCAGTCTGGGGCTGGCCGCAGTGGTGGTGACCGCAGCGCTGCTGCTCGGTGTCTCGCTGGCCTGGCTCACCGTACGGACCGCGCTGCCCGGCGCCCGGGCCTGGTCGGTGCTGGTGACCCTGCCGCTGGCCGTGCCCAGCTACGTCGCCGCGTTCGCCTGGCTCTCCGTCTTCCCCGACGTCGCGGGCTTCGCCGGGGCCGCGCTCGCCCTGACCCTGGTGAGCTTTCCGTACGTCTACCTCCCGGTCACGGCCGCGCTGCGCGGCACCGATCCGGCACAGGAGGAGGTCTCCCGCTCGCTCGGCCACGGACCGCTGCGGACCTTCCTGCGCGTCACCCTGCCGCAGCTGCGCCCGGCGGCCGCCGGGGGATCCGTCCTGGTCGCGCTGTACGTGTTCTCCGACTTCGGCGCCGTCTCGCTGATGCGCTACGACACCTTCACGCGCGGCATCTACACCTCCTACCGGGCCAGCTTCGATCGCACCCCGGCCGCCGCGCTCAGCGTCGTCCTGGTGGTCATGACCATCCTGCTCGTGGCCGCCGAGGCCCGCACCCGCGGCCGTGCGGGCCATGCCAGGACCGGAACCGGCACCGCGCGCCTCGCGGTCCCCGCACCGCTCGGCCGCTGGCGTGGCCCCGCGCTGCTCTGGTGCACGGCCGTCACGGCCATCGCCGTCCTCACCCCGCTGGCCACGCTCGGGTACTGGCTCGCCGTCGGCGACTCCGCCACCTGGGATCCGGCCGGACTCCTCGACACCGCCGGCACGACCCTCGGCGTCGCCGCCGCCGGAGCCGCGCTCACCACCCTCCTCGCCCTGCCGGTCGGCGTGATCGCGGCCCGGTACCGCGGCCGGCCGGCCTCCCTGCTGGAGCAGTCCGCGTATGCCGGGCACGCCCTGCCCGGGATCACCGTCGCGCTGTCCCTCGTCTTCTTCGCGGTCCGGTACGCGGAACCTCTCTACCAGGAACTGCCGCTGCTGGTCTGCGCGTACGCGGTGCTCTTCCTGCCGGTCGCGGTCGCCGGCACGCGTGCGGCCGTGCTGCAGTCCCCGCCGGTGCTGGAGGACGTCGCCCGCTCGCTGGGGCGCTCCCCCTTGAAGGTGCTGCGCGAGGTGACGGTGCCGCTGGCAGCGCCCGGAGTGCTCGCGGGAGCGGCGCTGACCTTCGTGGTCTGCATGAAGGAGCTCCCCGCCACCCTCCTGCTGCGCCCCACCGGCATGGACACCCTGGCCACCCGCCTCTGGACGGAGACCGGCACCGGATCCTTCGCCGCCGCGGCCCCCTACGCCGCGGCGCTGATCCTGCTGGCCGCCGTACCGTCCTACCTCCTCGGAAGGCAGCGCACATGA
- a CDS encoding GNAT family N-acetyltransferase — MEPAAESEAESAAVVIRRGVPRGAEAQVAELYWEAFGRKLGAALGPPERGRDFIAAHLHHDRGVVALTPGGDRVVGVAGYRLGGRALTGGGLREVLGSYGPFRGLPRLAVLALLERTPEPGELVMDGIAVDPAHRGTGIGSRLLTEVAALAAEHRCTRVRLDVIDVNPRARALYERHGFSAVRTEQTPYLKRLMGFGAVTTMHRAAGARPGHTREQQR, encoded by the coding sequence ATGGAACCGGCAGCAGAATCCGAGGCGGAATCCGCGGCGGTCGTGATCCGGCGCGGCGTGCCGCGCGGGGCCGAGGCGCAGGTCGCCGAGCTGTACTGGGAGGCCTTCGGCCGCAAGCTCGGCGCCGCCCTGGGCCCGCCCGAGCGCGGCCGGGACTTCATCGCCGCCCATCTCCACCACGACCGCGGCGTCGTCGCCCTCACCCCGGGCGGCGACCGTGTCGTGGGCGTGGCCGGCTACCGGCTCGGCGGACGCGCGCTGACGGGCGGCGGCCTGCGCGAGGTGCTCGGCTCCTACGGGCCCTTCCGCGGCCTGCCCCGGCTCGCTGTCCTGGCCCTGCTCGAACGCACCCCGGAGCCGGGGGAACTGGTGATGGACGGGATCGCCGTCGACCCCGCGCACCGCGGCACGGGCATCGGCAGCCGCCTGCTGACGGAGGTCGCGGCCCTCGCGGCCGAACACCGGTGCACCCGCGTCAGACTGGACGTCATCGACGTCAACCCCCGGGCCCGGGCCCTGTACGAGCGGCACGGCTTCAGCGCCGTGCGGACCGAGCAGACCCCGTACCTGAAGCGTCTCATGGGCTTCGGCGCGGTGACCACGATGCACCGAGCAGCCGGGGCACGCCCCGGCCACACCAGGGAGCAGCAGCGATGA
- a CDS encoding iron ABC transporter substrate-binding protein — protein sequence MRRPLARRLTALFAAALLLPAVAGCGVDEDDAGLVIYSGRNEKLIKPLLDDLEKAVGTTVAVRYGESAELAAQIQEEGGKTKAGLFFSQDAGALGALATKGLLEELPQASLDKVDQAFRGGAGDWVGTSGRVRVLAYHPGQVAKVPDSVHDLVKPEWKGRVGYVPTNASFQAFVTGMRVLEGDDATRAWLKGLKANQPKVYENNLKVLDAVGRGEVSLGLINHYYWYARVAEKGEGKVGAKIHFLPGGDPGSLVNAAGVGVIKGSDQVPAAQKAVDFLLSEKAQKYFAEDTKEYPLASGVTSTVEDLPPLNSLEAPRIDLGRLESLQETLKMLQDAGMV from the coding sequence ATGCGACGCCCCTTGGCCCGACGCTTGACCGCGCTCTTCGCGGCAGCGCTCCTCCTCCCCGCTGTCGCCGGCTGCGGCGTCGACGAGGACGACGCCGGGCTCGTGATCTACTCGGGCCGCAACGAGAAGCTGATCAAGCCGCTCCTGGACGACCTGGAGAAGGCCGTCGGCACCACGGTCGCCGTCCGCTACGGCGAGAGCGCGGAGCTGGCCGCCCAGATCCAGGAGGAGGGCGGCAAGACCAAGGCCGGCCTGTTCTTCTCGCAGGACGCCGGCGCGCTCGGAGCCCTCGCCACCAAGGGGCTGCTGGAGGAACTGCCCCAGGCCTCGCTCGACAAGGTCGACCAGGCGTTCCGCGGCGGCGCGGGTGACTGGGTGGGCACCTCCGGCCGGGTCCGGGTCCTCGCGTACCACCCCGGCCAGGTCGCGAAGGTGCCGGACAGCGTGCACGACCTGGTCAAGCCGGAGTGGAAGGGCAGGGTCGGCTACGTCCCGACGAACGCCTCCTTCCAGGCGTTCGTCACCGGCATGCGCGTCCTCGAAGGCGACGACGCCACCCGGGCCTGGCTCAAGGGACTCAAGGCCAACCAGCCGAAGGTGTACGAGAACAACCTCAAGGTGCTGGACGCCGTGGGCAGGGGCGAGGTCTCCCTCGGCTTGATCAACCACTACTACTGGTACGCGCGGGTCGCCGAGAAGGGCGAGGGCAAGGTCGGCGCGAAGATCCACTTCCTGCCCGGCGGCGATCCGGGCTCGCTGGTCAACGCGGCCGGAGTCGGCGTCATCAAGGGCAGCGACCAGGTGCCGGCGGCCCAGAAGGCCGTCGACTTCCTCCTCTCGGAGAAGGCGCAGAAGTACTTCGCCGAGGACACCAAGGAGTACCCCCTCGCCTCCGGCGTCACCAGCACCGTCGAGGACCTGCCGCCGCTGAACTCCCTCGAAGCCCCCCGGATCGACCTCGGCAGGCTCGAATCTCTTCAGGAGACCCTGAAGATGCTGCAGGACGCCGGGATGGTCTGA
- a CDS encoding universal stress protein codes for MLRTVIAAVDGSAASLAAAEWAAREARMRRLPLHVVHVLQDWSQQFAHAPYAGVNTLPDGGSTAGQQWARRLPHDASDRLRERHPGLEIPVVEGYDPGAADPGHGVALGLREAGVLTDVLRSWRGMFPQVEVKEQCMVGRPAGHLVEASEDASLLVVGRRIRRAAVGAHIGPVTHAVLHHARTPVAVVPHL; via the coding sequence ATGTTACGTACCGTCATCGCCGCCGTGGACGGCTCGGCCGCATCGCTGGCCGCCGCGGAGTGGGCCGCCCGCGAGGCGCGGATGCGCCGTCTGCCCCTGCACGTCGTGCACGTTCTGCAGGACTGGTCACAGCAGTTCGCGCACGCTCCCTACGCCGGAGTGAACACGCTGCCCGATGGAGGTTCGACCGCCGGGCAGCAGTGGGCCCGGCGGCTCCCCCATGACGCGTCCGACCGGTTGCGGGAGCGACACCCCGGTCTGGAGATTCCGGTGGTCGAGGGGTACGACCCCGGGGCGGCCGACCCGGGCCACGGTGTCGCGCTGGGACTCCGTGAGGCGGGCGTGCTCACCGACGTCCTGCGGTCGTGGCGGGGCATGTTCCCCCAGGTCGAGGTCAAGGAGCAGTGCATGGTGGGCCGACCCGCGGGCCATCTTGTGGAAGCGTCGGAGGACGCCTCGCTGCTGGTCGTCGGACGGCGCATACGCCGGGCGGCGGTCGGAGCGCACATCGGCCCGGTCACGCACGCGGTGCTGCACCACGCCAGGACGCCCGTGGCGGTCGTCCCTCACCTCTGA
- a CDS encoding roadblock/LC7 domain-containing protein: protein MTTRNAQLVTEMRELRDRVVGVTDVVVASADGLLITAETDDVADPECLAALTAATLSIARRAGAMTSKGLLHHTVSRYTDGYLVAQAVGDMALIGVLGDAGLDIARLHAETQASLQRLTALLTSADTQAEDR from the coding sequence GTGACAACCAGGAATGCGCAGCTCGTCACCGAGATGCGGGAGCTGCGGGACCGGGTCGTCGGCGTCACCGACGTCGTGGTGGCCTCCGCCGACGGTCTGCTGATCACGGCCGAGACCGACGACGTCGCGGACCCGGAGTGCCTGGCCGCGCTCACCGCGGCGACCCTCAGTATCGCTCGCAGGGCCGGGGCCATGACGAGCAAGGGGCTGCTCCACCACACCGTGTCGAGGTACACCGACGGCTACCTCGTCGCCCAGGCCGTCGGAGACATGGCCCTGATCGGGGTGCTCGGCGACGCCGGCCTGGACATCGCGCGCCTCCATGCCGAGACCCAGGCCTCCCTACAGCGCCTGACCGCACTTCTCACCTCTGCGGACACGCAGGCCGAGGACCGCTGA
- a CDS encoding sigma 54 modulation/S30EA ribosomal C-terminal domain-containing protein: MSGLRASRTADVKVRNRGQVPDGADVYAEEKVLAVIGHVREPVLAARVKLTQAANASVIRPATAQAVVDVNGRPVRAHVTASTMFEAVDLLQKRLAARLARPRRAVVGAGLHGSDPHTRAGWAGPDHGPRPHRHHLPAEESRIVRHKSFSLDRQTPEDAVIDLEAMDHDFWLFTDLASGRDSVVYRDALTGRHRMASLAPLGQEREVDGLLGVSTVPVPTSSVAEAVSRLHLTGLPFVFFKDTATGRGVVLYHRYDGHYGLITPSR; this comes from the coding sequence ATGAGCGGTCTCAGGGCCAGCCGGACAGCCGACGTCAAGGTCCGCAACCGAGGGCAGGTGCCCGATGGCGCGGACGTCTACGCCGAGGAGAAGGTCCTCGCGGTGATCGGCCACGTACGCGAACCGGTGCTGGCCGCGCGGGTGAAGCTCACGCAAGCCGCCAACGCGTCGGTGATCCGTCCGGCCACGGCTCAGGCCGTGGTGGACGTCAACGGCCGGCCCGTACGGGCCCACGTGACCGCGAGCACCATGTTCGAAGCGGTCGACCTCTTGCAGAAGCGCCTGGCCGCCAGGCTGGCCCGGCCACGGCGGGCCGTGGTCGGGGCCGGCCTTCACGGCAGCGACCCGCACACGCGGGCAGGGTGGGCCGGCCCCGACCACGGCCCGCGCCCGCACCGTCATCACCTTCCCGCCGAGGAGAGCCGCATCGTGCGGCACAAGTCCTTCAGCCTGGACCGCCAGACGCCCGAGGACGCCGTGATCGACCTGGAAGCCATGGACCACGACTTCTGGCTTTTCACGGACCTGGCCTCCGGGCGCGACAGCGTCGTCTACCGCGACGCCCTCACCGGGCGGCACCGCATGGCTTCGCTCGCACCCCTGGGCCAGGAACGGGAGGTCGACGGCCTGCTCGGGGTGAGCACGGTTCCCGTGCCGACCAGCAGTGTGGCCGAGGCCGTCTCACGGTTGCACCTCACCGGGCTGCCCTTCGTCTTCTTCAAGGACACGGCCACCGGCCGCGGCGTCGTGCTCTACCACCGCTACGACGGCCACTACGGGCTGATCACGCCGTCGCGGTGA
- a CDS encoding S9 family peptidase, producing MERVRAVRSPRRRRVLRAVLAALAALAVVAAGLGGLVVWQNTYELREEQVVIRQDGRALDGVLALPERGKGPFPLVVFVHGDGPVDATHDTFYRPMWEAFARAGYASLSWNKPGVGGAPGDWLDQSMDDRAAEAAAAIAWARQRPDVDGDRVGLWGASQAGWVLPKIAARDRGVRFAIAVSPAVNWHRQGRYNLLAELERDGASDAEVATALGRRETVLELLRRGASYEEYLRAVGDPQGMTAARWRFVSRNHTVDASSDLPALRGTPVLLVLAGHDLNVDTAETEAAYRRLLPGPALRVAHYPDATHGMVGHAVENSPLRLALTALCAPRSLFAEGFLADQERFLAAVGAEGGGG from the coding sequence ATGGAACGCGTGCGTGCGGTGCGCTCGCCGCGGCGGCGCCGGGTGCTGCGGGCCGTGCTCGCGGCGCTGGCCGCGCTGGCCGTCGTGGCGGCGGGTCTGGGCGGGCTGGTGGTGTGGCAGAACACCTACGAACTGCGCGAGGAACAGGTGGTGATACGTCAGGACGGGCGCGCACTGGACGGCGTCCTTGCCCTGCCCGAGCGGGGCAAGGGGCCCTTCCCGCTGGTGGTGTTCGTACACGGTGACGGGCCGGTGGACGCCACCCACGACACCTTCTACCGCCCGATGTGGGAGGCCTTCGCCCGTGCCGGGTACGCCTCGCTGTCCTGGAACAAACCGGGCGTCGGCGGTGCGCCCGGCGACTGGCTCGACCAGAGCATGGACGACCGCGCCGCCGAAGCCGCCGCCGCGATCGCCTGGGCCCGGCAGCGCCCGGACGTCGACGGCGACAGGGTCGGACTGTGGGGTGCCAGCCAGGCCGGCTGGGTCCTGCCCAAGATCGCCGCCAGGGACCGCGGTGTCCGGTTCGCGATCGCCGTCTCACCCGCCGTCAACTGGCACCGGCAGGGCCGCTACAACCTCCTTGCCGAACTGGAGCGGGACGGGGCGTCCGACGCGGAAGTCGCCACCGCCCTGGGCCGCCGCGAGACCGTCCTGGAACTCCTCCGGCGCGGAGCCTCCTACGAGGAGTACCTCCGCGCCGTCGGCGACCCGCAGGGCATGACCGCAGCCCGCTGGCGGTTCGTCTCCAGGAACCACACGGTCGACGCGAGCTCCGACCTGCCGGCCCTGCGCGGCACCCCCGTCCTGCTGGTGCTCGCCGGACACGACCTCAACGTCGACACCGCCGAGACCGAGGCCGCGTACCGCCGCCTGCTGCCCGGACCGGCCCTGCGCGTCGCCCACTACCCCGACGCCACCCACGGCATGGTCGGACATGCCGTGGAGAACTCGCCGCTGCGCCTGGCCCTGACCGCGTTGTGCGCGCCCCGGTCCCTGTTCGCCGAGGGGTTCCTGGCCGACCAGGAGCGATTCCTGGCCGCCGTCGGTGCCGAAGGGGGCGGGGGATGA
- a CDS encoding AMP-binding protein: MTAPSDLLPDTRTVPFALGLAAHGDRTAVITADGPTTYRELAARVDETVHRLGRERRLVLLAGANTLDALVVHLAALASGHPVLLAPGGHPEALQSLIDAYDPDVVARPDGGKWVLDERRTVSAHTLHPDLALLLSTSGSTGSPKLVRLSHENLQSNAESIAEYLGIRDTDRAATTLPMHYCYGLSVIHSHLLRGAGLILTGLSVADSCFWELFRSCHGTTFAGVPYTFDLLDRVGFDTMELPHLRYVTQAGGRLAPERVEHYAALGHAAGWELFVMYGQTEATARMAYLPPHLTRTHPGAAGIPIPGGSFRLRTVPDRPGADTGELVYTGPNVMLGYAHSPEDLALGRTVDELATGDIARLSPDGLYEIVGRRSRFVKILGLRIDPGQVETVLARNGITAACAGDDEALVVAAVAAHEADTGPIRKLVADACGLPAHAVQVRIVAELPRLASGKPDYRAVRELRHCAGAAPHGTGPAAGTDSEDLCALYASVLDRPRGEVTRNSTFVGLGGDSLSYVEMSLQLEERLGHLPADWHTTPIGELKPPEPQQVRSHRRTLETSVALRAMAIFCIVGSHIHVFGIKGGAHLLLALAGYNFARFHLTAAARRERVRRIWTSIGRVALPSIAWIGLILLLNDDYTLANLALLDSVLGPEDSKTGMHFWFIEALVYILVAAVGLLGLPLVDRVERRFPYGLPLTIAALGLLTRYDLLGLPARAEIPDAITVFWLFALGWAAAKAATARRRLAVTAAALATVPGFFPGDPGREAIIVAAFALLVWVPALPGHERANRLAGLLASSSLYIYLTHWQIFPLIAGFSRHLAFAASLVFGIAYAAGVTRLTRGFRLSGCLAALRTGRSGGRKPATAADRRVQVH, encoded by the coding sequence GTGACAGCCCCCTCCGACCTGCTCCCCGACACCCGGACCGTCCCGTTCGCACTCGGCCTCGCCGCGCACGGCGACCGCACGGCGGTCATCACCGCCGACGGCCCGACGACGTACCGCGAACTCGCCGCGCGGGTGGACGAGACCGTGCACCGCCTCGGACGGGAACGCCGCCTGGTCCTGCTCGCCGGCGCGAACACGCTCGACGCCCTCGTCGTCCACCTCGCGGCCCTCGCTTCCGGTCACCCCGTCCTGCTCGCGCCCGGCGGCCACCCCGAGGCCCTGCAGTCACTGATCGACGCGTACGACCCGGACGTCGTGGCCCGTCCCGACGGCGGGAAGTGGGTGCTCGACGAACGGCGCACGGTCTCGGCCCACACCCTGCACCCGGACCTCGCCCTGCTGCTGAGTACCTCCGGCTCCACCGGATCGCCCAAGCTCGTCCGGTTGTCGCACGAGAACCTCCAGTCCAATGCGGAGTCGATCGCCGAGTACCTGGGGATCCGGGACACCGACCGCGCGGCCACGACCCTGCCGATGCACTACTGCTACGGGCTTTCGGTCATCCACAGCCATCTGCTGCGCGGTGCCGGGCTGATCCTCACCGGCCTGTCCGTCGCGGACAGCTGCTTCTGGGAGCTGTTCCGCAGCTGCCACGGGACGACGTTCGCAGGCGTGCCGTACACCTTCGACCTCTTGGACCGGGTCGGCTTCGACACGATGGAGCTCCCCCACCTGCGCTACGTGACCCAGGCCGGCGGACGGCTGGCACCCGAACGGGTCGAGCATTACGCGGCTCTCGGCCACGCTGCCGGCTGGGAGTTGTTCGTGATGTACGGCCAGACGGAGGCGACCGCCCGCATGGCCTACCTGCCGCCGCACCTGACCCGGACCCATCCCGGGGCCGCGGGGATACCGATCCCCGGCGGCTCCTTCCGTCTCCGCACCGTCCCCGACCGGCCCGGCGCGGACACCGGCGAACTGGTCTACACGGGCCCCAATGTGATGCTCGGCTACGCGCACTCACCGGAGGACCTCGCCCTGGGCAGGACCGTGGACGAGCTCGCCACCGGCGACATAGCCCGGCTCTCCCCCGACGGACTCTACGAAATCGTGGGCCGCCGCAGCCGATTCGTGAAGATCCTCGGTCTGCGGATCGACCCCGGTCAGGTCGAAACCGTGCTCGCACGGAACGGCATCACGGCCGCGTGCGCGGGCGACGACGAAGCGCTCGTCGTCGCAGCCGTCGCTGCACACGAAGCCGACACGGGGCCGATTCGAAAGCTCGTGGCGGACGCGTGCGGCCTGCCGGCGCACGCCGTCCAGGTCCGCATCGTGGCCGAACTGCCCCGCCTGGCCTCCGGCAAGCCCGACTACCGGGCGGTGCGCGAACTACGCCACTGCGCCGGTGCGGCCCCGCACGGAACCGGGCCCGCCGCGGGCACGGACTCCGAGGACCTGTGCGCCCTCTACGCTTCGGTCCTCGACCGGCCCCGGGGGGAGGTGACCCGCAACAGCACCTTCGTCGGTCTGGGCGGCGACTCGCTCTCGTACGTGGAGATGTCCCTCCAGCTCGAAGAGCGCCTCGGTCACCTGCCCGCTGACTGGCACACGACGCCGATCGGCGAGCTCAAGCCGCCCGAGCCGCAGCAGGTCCGATCACACCGGCGCACCCTGGAAACCAGCGTCGCCCTGCGCGCCATGGCGATCTTCTGCATCGTGGGCTCGCACATCCACGTCTTCGGGATCAAGGGCGGCGCACACTTGCTGCTCGCCCTCGCGGGCTACAACTTCGCCCGCTTCCACCTGACCGCCGCCGCCCGCCGAGAGCGCGTCCGCCGCATCTGGACCAGCATCGGCCGCGTCGCCCTGCCGAGCATCGCCTGGATCGGGCTGATCCTGCTCCTGAACGACGACTACACCCTGGCCAATCTCGCCCTGCTCGACAGCGTCCTCGGGCCGGAGGACAGCAAGACGGGTATGCACTTCTGGTTCATCGAGGCCCTGGTCTACATCCTGGTCGCCGCTGTCGGCCTCCTCGGCCTGCCCCTCGTGGACCGGGTGGAGCGGCGCTTCCCGTACGGCCTGCCGCTGACGATCGCGGCCCTGGGCCTGCTCACCCGCTACGACCTCCTCGGTCTCCCGGCCCGTGCCGAGATCCCGGACGCCATCACGGTCTTCTGGTTGTTCGCCCTGGGCTGGGCGGCGGCGAAGGCCGCCACCGCGCGCCGGCGGCTGGCGGTCACCGCCGCGGCGCTGGCGACGGTGCCCGGCTTCTTCCCCGGCGACCCCGGACGGGAAGCGATCATCGTCGCCGCCTTCGCGCTCCTGGTGTGGGTCCCCGCGCTGCCCGGCCACGAACGCGCCAACCGACTGGCCGGTCTCCTGGCAAGCAGCTCGCTGTACATCTACCTGACGCACTGGCAGATCTTCCCTCTGATCGCAGGGTTCTCCAGGCACCTGGCGTTCGCGGCCTCCCTGGTGTTCGGCATCGCCTACGCGGCCGGCGTCACCCGGCTGACGCGAGGATTCCGCCTCTCCGGCTGCCTGGCCGCCCTGCGCACCGGCCGGAGCGGCGGGCGGAAACCGGCGACCGCCGCCGACCGGCGCGTGCAGGTGCACTGA
- a CDS encoding universal stress protein gives MTRAITVGVDGSEESLAAADWAAREAGLRQVPLRIVHAWLWHPLDVPVVQDEAAQAESANAVLRQAEAHVAGRHPELTVTAEVVHDTAVAALVREAERSDMLVLGSRGHGALLGFLLGSYGQQVIASANRPVVSVRTGDGTVLPPEGGEVVVGQQGTPEDSDAVLAFAFEAAAARGAAVRAVRAWSLPPVYAYGPGQMRVVDEAGGLEPFEQKALARSLAPWRARYPDVPVVEHVEIGSGGQVLLSAASNAQLLVVGRRARRTPVGTRIGSVAHAALHHARCPVAVVPHA, from the coding sequence ATGACCCGCGCTATCACCGTCGGAGTGGACGGATCGGAGGAAAGTCTGGCTGCGGCCGACTGGGCTGCACGCGAGGCCGGGCTCCGCCAGGTTCCGCTGCGCATCGTGCACGCCTGGCTGTGGCACCCGCTGGACGTACCCGTCGTCCAGGACGAGGCGGCCCAGGCCGAGTCCGCCAACGCCGTGCTGCGTCAGGCCGAGGCGCACGTGGCCGGACGGCACCCGGAACTGACGGTCACGGCCGAGGTGGTGCACGACACCGCGGTCGCCGCACTGGTCCGTGAGGCGGAACGGTCCGACATGCTGGTGCTAGGGTCGCGCGGGCACGGCGCTCTGCTGGGCTTCCTTCTTGGCTCGTACGGACAGCAGGTGATCGCCTCCGCGAACCGGCCGGTGGTGTCCGTCCGGACCGGGGACGGCACGGTGCTTCCCCCGGAGGGCGGCGAGGTCGTCGTGGGCCAGCAGGGGACACCTGAGGACAGCGACGCGGTGCTCGCGTTCGCCTTCGAGGCTGCGGCCGCGCGCGGCGCCGCCGTTCGAGCGGTACGGGCCTGGAGCCTGCCGCCCGTCTACGCCTACGGGCCGGGCCAGATGCGCGTGGTCGACGAGGCCGGAGGGCTGGAGCCGTTCGAGCAGAAGGCGCTGGCGCGGTCACTCGCTCCCTGGCGCGCACGGTACCCGGACGTGCCGGTCGTCGAGCACGTCGAGATCGGCAGCGGTGGGCAGGTGCTGCTGTCGGCAGCCTCGAACGCGCAGTTGCTCGTGGTCGGTCGCCGGGCACGCCGCACGCCCGTCGGTACGCGTATCGGGTCGGTCGCTCACGCAGCGCTGCACCACGCCCGCTGCCCCGTCGCCGTCGTGCCGCACGCCTGA